AACCGCTTTTGGTGTAGCAATCCAGAAAATGAAATAGGCAATTAGTCCTGAACCTCCCACGAAGGTGAAAAATAAGAATATAATTTTAATCCAAACGGCATCAATTCCTAAGTAGTGACTTAAACCTGTAGCAACACCACCAATTAAACCACGGTCTTTATCGCGGTACAATTTTTTCTTTTTGGGTAATAAGTTTCAGCGGGCGTGTCGGCTCCGTCATCATCAATTCGGTAATCTTCGGGTTGTCCCATGATTACGATTACTTCATCAACATCTTTGTTATTGATAACGTGCTTGTCGCTTTTTTGCTTTTCAGTCAACAATTCAGCCACGCGCATTTCAATGTCTTTCATGATTTCGTCCTTACCGGAAGAATTGGAAAGCGAGCGTTTTATAGCCTCGAAATATCGAGTTAGTTTTTGGTATGCATCTTCATCTATGTGAAAAAATAAACCACCTATATTAATATTTACTGTTTTGTTCATGATTCTTATTTTTGATTGGTTATGATGTTCACAGCGTCTGACAGTTCTGTCCAAGTGCCGTTCAATTCAGTTAAAAATGTTTTTCCTAATTCGGTCAAACCATAATATTTTCGTGGTGGTCCCGAGGTTGATTCTTCCCAACGGTAGTTGAGTAATCCGTCGTTTTTAAGTCTTGTCAGCAGCGGATAAACAGTTCCCTCTACTACAAGCAATTTGGCGTTTTTTAAAGTGTCTAATATTTCAGAGGTGTAGGCATCTTTTTCTTTTAGGACAGACAAGATACAAAATTCTAAAACACCTTTACGCATTTGGGCTTTTGTGTTTTCAATATTCATAATGCATGATTTAATTTTTTTCGATTACTGCTTCGTTTTTTGATTGATGATTATTGATGGTTTAATTTTCGGAAAAATGAACTTTCAAATTCGAATGTTCGCTTCCGTTTAACAATACGGTATACTTTTCGTTTTCTGCCATGGTAAAAGCCAATCTGTTTTCGCCTTGTTTGTGATATACTTTTGCATAAACCACTTCGTTTTGTTGGTTAGTTACCAAAACCTTGATTTTGTCGTCTAACTTCAGATTGAATTTTAAATTAACGTCCACTTCTTCGTTGGCCACAATTTCGAATTGATTACTTTCATTTTGTGTTACCGAATTTTTGATTTCAATGGCATTTTTGTCTTGTGCCAAAAGTTTAGTTGTCATAGCAACTAACATTGCTGTAATTAAGATTAATTGTTTCATTTTGATTTGATTTTAATGATTGATGATTATTTTTTGTTTTTTATTGATTACTTAAAAAACGGTATGCTTAATGGGTAGTTGTACTTTTCGCCGTTTGATGATTTGACTGCGGCATAAATGATTAAAATGAATTCGATTACCTTTAGGAACAAGAACATCATTACGGCCATCAAGCCCAAAATGGTAAGCCCCGTGATATTACCGGCAGTCAGATTTTCGATTAAAAAATCGTCGTTGCCAATAATTTTGTCAAACGGAATGTTCTTAAAAATGGCATATATAAAAATGGGTATGGCAATTAAACACAATATCATAGAGTATAAAAAGATACTCAGTTGAAAATTAAGAACCTGTTTTCCGCTATAATCCACAAATTCAGATTCGTTTTTCTTTGAACTCCAAATCACAATCGGGAAAATATAATTCCCAAATGGAAACACATATTGTGACAAGGCGCTCAAGTGGAGGAAGGTAGCAGTTTTTTTTCGTTAGTTGGTGTCATGATTTTAATTCGTTTTGATTGATGATTGAAACTTTTTTAGAATACTATAGATAGACTATTAATTTCTTATACAAAGATAAGGTTAAAAAAAGGTATTATGCAATGCAAAGTACTTAAATTTAACAAAATATTAACAATTGATAAAAAGGAATTTACTGCTCTTTTTTTAGTACTTTTATAGCAAAATCAATGCTTTATGAAACTTTCGCCTTCAAGATTGAATACTTTTTTATTTTTTAAATTACCTTCCGCTTTTTGGTGTGGTGTTAGGGTTAAATCGGTTTCTGAGCATGAATGTGTGGCTACCGTTAAGCATCGTTGGTTTAATCAAAATCCGTTTAACTCTATGTATTTCGCGGTGCAGGCTATGGCGGCTGAATTGACTACCGGGGCTTTGGTAATGATACAAATCAAGAAATCCGGAAAGAAAATCTCCATGTTGGTGGCCAATAATAATGGAAACTTCACCAAAAAAGCCACAGGAAGAATAACATTCACTTGCCGTGATGGTCATCTAATAGAAGATGCTATTCAAAAAACTATAGCCACCGGAGAAGGACAAACCATATGGATGCAATCCATCGGTACAAATGAAATGGGGGAACAAGTTTCTGAATTAAACTTCGAATGGAGCATCAAACTTAAGCCGTAGACAAACGTTAAACCCTTTATAATTGTGATTGTTTTAATAGCTTTTGATAGTAACTTTGGGTAAAATTATTAATGATGAAAATTCTAATTACAGGTGCAACAGGTTTAATAGGAAAAGAATTAACTCAACTGTTATTAGCAAATAATCACACCGTTCACTATTTAACGACTTCAAAAACTAAGATTGAAGAGCAATCTAATTACATAGGTTTTTACTGGAATCCACAAGAAGGAAAGATAGATGAAAATTGCCTTTATGGCGTAGATGTAATTGTTCATTTGGCCGGAGCTAATATTGCCAATCGCTGGACCAATGCATATAAACAGGAAATTATAGAAAGCCGAACACTTTCGGGGGAGTTGTTGTTTAATTTGGTTAAAAAGTATCCCAATCAAGTAAAACAAATCATTTCTGCTTCAGGTACTGCCATTTATCCTGAAAGTCTTTCCACTATATATGATGAAACCACCACTGAAACCGAAGATAGTTTCCTTTCTCATGTAGTCAAAAAATGGGAGGAAGCTGCAGACCGATTTCAAGTGCTGGGATTAAAAGTCTGCAAATTAAGAACCGGAATTGTACTCTCTAATAAAGGTGGTGCATTGCCCGAAATGGTCAAACCTATTAAGTTTGGTTTTGGTGCCGGAATGGGTTCAGGAAAACAAATGCAATCCTGGATTCACATTACAGATTTAGTTTCCCTATATTATTTGGCAATCGAAAAGCAATTAGAAGGCGTTTATAATGCAGTAACACCCAATCCTATCAGCAATCAACAATTAACCAAAGTCATTGCTAAGACACTC
Above is a genomic segment from Flavobacterium phycosphaerae containing:
- a CDS encoding PadR family transcriptional regulator, which codes for MNIENTKAQMRKGVLEFCILSVLKEKDAYTSEILDTLKNAKLLVVEGTVYPLLTRLKNDGLLNYRWEESTSGPPRKYYGLTELGKTFLTELNGTWTELSDAVNIITNQK
- a CDS encoding DUF4442 domain-containing protein, with the translated sequence MKLSPSRLNTFLFFKLPSAFWCGVRVKSVSEHECVATVKHRWFNQNPFNSMYFAVQAMAAELTTGALVMIQIKKSGKKISMLVANNNGNFTKKATGRITFTCRDGHLIEDAIQKTIATGEGQTIWMQSIGTNEMGEQVSELNFEWSIKLKP
- a CDS encoding TIGR01777 family oxidoreductase translates to MMKILITGATGLIGKELTQLLLANNHTVHYLTTSKTKIEEQSNYIGFYWNPQEGKIDENCLYGVDVIVHLAGANIANRWTNAYKQEIIESRTLSGELLFNLVKKYPNQVKQIISASGTAIYPESLSTIYDETTTETEDSFLSHVVKKWEEAADRFQVLGLKVCKLRTGIVLSNKGGALPEMVKPIKFGFGAGMGSGKQMQSWIHITDLVSLYYLAIEKQLEGVYNAVTPNPISNQQLTKVIAKTLKKPLFLPNIPKFIMQLILGEMSYLLFSGKNLSAEKVIKTGFRFQFPKIEQAIADLYA